Proteins encoded within one genomic window of Candidatus Methylomirabilota bacterium:
- a CDS encoding OsmC family protein, with protein MADQMNDVNVEAMKELDRKVRENPALGKRTVKVRSSWLRGTKSLVELGEHQGVNGRATPRTRSFIMTGDAPPGLGGVDGAPASIEVLLGALAGCLTAGIAANAALFEVPIDGLDIDMEADIDLRGLLGHDKTVRNGFSDIRYTVTIKSSAPEDKVRRCKETIDRKSPVLDALTAPVKVSSNFVYKPR; from the coding sequence ATGGCCGATCAGATGAACGACGTCAACGTCGAGGCGATGAAGGAGCTCGATCGCAAGGTTCGCGAGAACCCGGCCCTCGGCAAGCGCACCGTGAAGGTCCGGTCCTCGTGGCTCCGGGGGACCAAGTCCCTCGTGGAGCTGGGGGAGCATCAGGGCGTCAACGGACGGGCCACGCCCCGGACCCGCAGCTTCATCATGACCGGCGATGCGCCTCCCGGGCTGGGCGGGGTCGACGGCGCGCCGGCATCCATCGAGGTATTGCTGGGGGCGCTCGCTGGCTGCCTGACCGCGGGGATCGCCGCCAATGCCGCCCTCTTCGAGGTGCCGATCGACGGCCTCGACATCGACATGGAAGCCGACATCGACCTGCGGGGCCTGCTCGGGCACGACAAGACGGTGCGCAACGGCTTCAGCGACATCCGCTACACGGTGACGATCAAGAGCTCGGCCCCCGAGGACAAGGTCCGCCGGTGCAAGGAGACCATCGACCGCAAGTCGCCCGTCCTCGATGCCCTGACCGCGCCGGTGAAGGTGAGTTCCAACTTCGTGTACAAGCCGCGCTGA